Proteins encoded within one genomic window of Phycisphaerae bacterium:
- a CDS encoding phosphoribosylaminoimidazolesuccinocarboxamide synthase has protein sequence MAPRTVIRKTDLPELVNRGKVRDVYKLGGRLMIVATDRISAFDVVMDQPVPGKGILLTEMSRFWLETLPACQPHHLEYVVDDDHVPPEYAPYLDQLNGRTMVVKRAEILPIECIVRGYIIGSGWKEYQTTGSVSGVTLPPGLRRAEKLAEPIFTPSTKATVGHDQPISFEHACETVARFLAPKRSISADARDLLERVRRRSLDIYTQAAAHAERCGIILADTKFEFGLYNGELLLADEVLTPDSSRFWPKEHYRVGDDQPSFDKQFLRDYLETLAWNKQPPPPPIPDDVIRKTRRGYEDAYRRLTGRTLTLPE, from the coding sequence ATGGCCCCACGGACCGTGATTCGGAAGACGGACCTGCCGGAACTGGTGAATCGCGGCAAGGTGCGCGATGTCTACAAGTTGGGCGGGCGCCTGATGATCGTGGCGACGGACCGCATCTCGGCGTTCGACGTCGTCATGGATCAGCCGGTGCCGGGCAAGGGCATCCTGCTGACCGAGATGTCGCGTTTCTGGCTTGAGACCCTGCCCGCCTGCCAGCCGCATCACCTGGAATACGTGGTCGACGACGACCATGTGCCCCCCGAGTACGCGCCTTACCTGGACCAGCTCAATGGACGCACGATGGTCGTGAAACGCGCCGAGATCCTCCCGATCGAGTGCATCGTGCGCGGCTACATCATCGGCAGCGGCTGGAAAGAGTACCAGACCACGGGGTCCGTCAGCGGAGTGACTCTGCCGCCGGGCCTCCGCCGCGCCGAAAAGCTGGCCGAACCGATCTTCACCCCGTCGACGAAGGCGACGGTCGGGCACGACCAGCCCATCTCGTTCGAGCATGCCTGCGAGACCGTGGCCCGCTTCCTGGCTCCGAAGCGCAGCATCTCCGCCGACGCGCGCGACCTGCTGGAACGTGTCCGCCGGCGATCGCTCGACATCTACACGCAGGCCGCGGCGCACGCGGAGCGCTGCGGCATCATCCTGGCCGACACGAAATTCGAGTTCGGCCTCTACAACGGCGAGCTGCTCCTGGCCGACGAAGTGCTCACGCCCGACTCCTCGCGCTTCTGGCCCAAGGAGCACTACCGGGTCGGCGACGATCAGCCGAGCTTCGACAAGCAGTTCCTGCGCGACTACCTCGAGACGCTGGCTTGGAACAAGCAGCCGCCGCCCCCGCCGATCCCGGACGACGTGATCCGCAAGACCCGTCGCGGGTACGAGGATGCTTATCGGCGCCTGACGGGGCGCACGCTCACGCTGCCGGAGTGA
- a CDS encoding electron transfer flavoprotein subunit alpha/FixB family protein, which produces MSNDILIFAEQRNDQLHPTALQIVTPARDLAAKTGGQVVACLIGDKLDAATAALDKAGVNRIITTSAPALGLYSALRYRTALTAAVAKVEPRVLLLPATFMGRDLGARVAARMQAAVATDVVELTIGADGGLDVRRPVYNGKAFCHVRFPKDRLAVATVRPNSFPAATGGGGAARETLAYAPVAGDDRIDVKELAKAGGTVKDVTEADIIVSGGRALKNEDNFRIIFELAKELDAAVGASRAACDAGYQPHSRQVGLTGKTVTPRLYIACGISGAIQHLAGMRGSKVIVAINTDKEAPLFKIADYGIVGDLFKVVPAMTAEIKKLKG; this is translated from the coding sequence ATGAGCAACGATATTCTGATCTTTGCCGAACAGCGAAATGACCAACTTCACCCCACGGCTTTGCAGATCGTCACGCCCGCCCGCGACCTGGCGGCGAAGACCGGCGGTCAGGTCGTGGCGTGCCTGATCGGTGACAAGCTCGATGCGGCGACGGCCGCGCTCGACAAGGCGGGCGTGAACCGCATTATCACGACCAGTGCGCCGGCGCTGGGCCTGTATTCCGCCCTCCGCTATCGCACGGCCCTGACCGCCGCCGTCGCGAAGGTCGAGCCGCGCGTGCTGCTGCTGCCGGCGACGTTCATGGGGCGCGATCTGGGGGCGCGCGTCGCCGCCCGGATGCAAGCGGCGGTCGCGACCGACGTTGTTGAATTGACGATCGGCGCGGACGGCGGGCTGGATGTCCGGCGGCCCGTGTACAACGGCAAGGCGTTCTGTCACGTGCGGTTCCCGAAGGATCGGCTGGCGGTTGCGACGGTGCGGCCCAACAGCTTCCCGGCCGCGACCGGCGGCGGCGGCGCGGCACGCGAGACGTTGGCGTACGCCCCGGTCGCCGGCGATGATCGCATCGATGTGAAGGAGCTGGCGAAGGCCGGCGGGACGGTCAAGGACGTCACTGAGGCAGACATCATCGTGTCCGGCGGGCGGGCGCTAAAGAACGAGGACAATTTCCGCATCATCTTTGAGTTGGCCAAAGAGCTCGACGCCGCGGTCGGCGCTTCGCGCGCCGCGTGCGACGCCGGCTACCAGCCGCACAGCCGGCAGGTCGGCCTGACGGGCAAGACGGTGACGCCGCGGCTGTACATCGCATGCGGCATCAGCGGCGCGATCCAGCACCTGGCGGGCATGCGCGGCAGCAAGGTGATCGTCGCGATCAACACGGACAAGGAGGCGCCGCTGTTCAAGATCGCGGACTATGGGATCGTCGGCGACCTGTTCAAGGTGGTGCCGGCGATGACGGCGGAAATCAAGAAGCTCAAGGGGTAG
- a CDS encoding electron transfer flavoprotein subunit beta/FixA family protein: MKVLVVVRQVPDSTTAIKIRADGQDIDRTGVKMVVNPFDEFAIEQAVQLREKRKDVEAATALIVGPAQAAEALRTALAVGCDDGIHLQDPAFDALDELQLAALIAAVVKDRGYGLILIGKQEIDLDSGQLGPALAELLDLPHVGATVKLEVADDGKSFTARRRIEGAEEVVQVPLPALLTCDKGLCEMRYPSLPNLMKAKKKPVQVLKAADVPGFATSAVGGTQLHTFQPPPERPPGKLIPGEPEEAARKLVRLLREEAKAI; this comes from the coding sequence ATGAAGGTACTCGTTGTCGTCCGTCAAGTGCCCGATTCGACCACCGCGATCAAGATCCGCGCCGACGGTCAGGACATTGACCGCACCGGTGTGAAGATGGTGGTCAACCCGTTCGACGAATTTGCCATCGAGCAGGCCGTTCAGTTGCGTGAGAAACGCAAGGACGTGGAGGCCGCCACAGCGTTAATCGTCGGGCCGGCGCAGGCCGCGGAAGCTCTGCGGACCGCGCTGGCCGTCGGCTGCGACGATGGCATTCATCTCCAGGATCCGGCATTCGACGCGCTCGATGAGCTGCAGCTTGCCGCCCTGATCGCGGCCGTCGTCAAGGACCGGGGCTACGGGTTGATCCTGATCGGCAAGCAGGAGATCGACCTCGACAGCGGACAGCTTGGGCCGGCGCTGGCCGAGCTGCTCGACCTGCCGCACGTAGGCGCGACGGTAAAGCTGGAAGTGGCCGACGATGGCAAGTCCTTCACGGCGCGGCGACGCATCGAGGGGGCCGAGGAAGTCGTGCAGGTACCGCTGCCGGCGCTGCTGACGTGCGACAAGGGGCTGTGCGAGATGCGCTACCCGTCGCTGCCCAACCTGATGAAGGCCAAGAAGAAGCCAGTGCAGGTGCTGAAGGCGGCCGATGTGCCGGGCTTCGCGACGAGCGCGGTCGGGGGGACGCAGTTGCACACGTTCCAGCCGCCGCCGGAACGTCCGCCGGGCAAGCTGATCCCCGGCGAGCCGGAAGAAGCCGCCCGCAAGCTGGTGCGCCTGCTGCGCGAAGAGGCGAAGGCGATCTGA
- a CDS encoding SpoVR family protein: protein MRTIPPELERQRRVIEEVARAQGLDFFDTIFEILDFEQMNQIAAYGGFPQRYPHWRFGMDYERLRKQHQYGLGKIYEMVINNDPCYAYLLSDNEFVDQKTVMAHVYGHCDFFKNNVWFSKTNRKMMDGMANHATRIHRHIDREGFETVEQFLDVCLSLENLIDPYSPFMARAEPPRRPQRPTLREQVERGIRYPAKPYMERYINPPDRLRAEREAEEKAEQAQRQAFPSAPQRDVLAFVLHHARLADWQADCLDIIREEAYYFAPQGMTKIMNEGWATFWHSRMMTRFHLRDDELITYADHHSGTLATGPGRLNPYKMGVELFRDIEDRWNRGRFGKEYEECESIEQRRRWDTGLGQGLQKIFEARRVHNDVTFIDEFLTPEFVDRYKLYHYRRDPATGRMVVVNHDFNQIKQTLLFQLTNHGQPYIYVVDGNYANRGELYLAHKHIGIDLDIKYATECLTNLQKLWQRPVHLQARIKDDMVLFTTSGDSVTQQKIRDDLPKPAHAVA from the coding sequence CTGAGGACGATTCCACCCGAGCTGGAGCGACAGCGGCGTGTCATCGAGGAAGTGGCCCGCGCCCAGGGGCTGGACTTCTTCGACACGATCTTCGAGATCCTCGATTTCGAGCAGATGAACCAGATCGCCGCGTACGGGGGCTTTCCACAGCGCTATCCGCACTGGCGCTTCGGCATGGATTACGAGCGGCTCCGCAAGCAGCACCAGTACGGGCTGGGCAAGATCTACGAGATGGTCATTAACAATGACCCCTGCTACGCCTACCTGCTGTCGGACAACGAGTTCGTCGATCAGAAGACCGTGATGGCGCACGTGTACGGCCATTGCGACTTCTTCAAAAACAACGTCTGGTTCAGCAAAACTAACCGCAAGATGATGGATGGCATGGCGAACCACGCCACCCGGATCCATCGGCACATTGACCGGGAGGGCTTCGAGACCGTCGAGCAGTTCCTCGACGTGTGCCTGTCGCTGGAGAACCTGATCGACCCCTACTCGCCGTTCATGGCCCGTGCCGAGCCGCCGCGCCGGCCACAGCGCCCCACGCTGCGCGAGCAGGTCGAGCGTGGCATCCGCTACCCGGCCAAGCCGTACATGGAGCGCTACATCAATCCGCCGGATCGGCTGCGCGCCGAGCGCGAGGCGGAAGAGAAGGCCGAGCAGGCCCAGCGGCAGGCGTTTCCGAGCGCGCCACAGCGCGACGTGCTCGCCTTCGTCCTACATCACGCCCGGCTCGCGGACTGGCAGGCCGACTGCCTCGACATCATCCGCGAGGAGGCGTACTACTTCGCGCCCCAGGGCATGACCAAGATCATGAACGAGGGCTGGGCGACCTTCTGGCACTCGCGCATGATGACGCGCTTTCACCTGCGCGACGACGAGCTCATCACCTATGCCGACCACCACTCGGGCACGCTGGCGACGGGGCCGGGGCGGCTGAACCCGTACAAGATGGGCGTCGAGCTCTTCCGCGACATCGAGGACCGCTGGAACCGCGGGCGCTTCGGCAAAGAATACGAGGAGTGCGAGTCGATCGAGCAGCGCCGCCGCTGGGACACCGGGCTGGGCCAGGGTTTGCAGAAGATCTTCGAGGCCCGGCGCGTCCACAACGACGTCACGTTCATCGACGAATTCCTGACGCCGGAGTTCGTCGACCGCTACAAGCTCTATCACTACCGGCGTGACCCGGCGACGGGGCGCATGGTGGTTGTGAATCACGACTTCAACCAGATCAAACAGACTTTGCTATTCCAGTTGACCAACCACGGCCAGCCGTACATCTACGTGGTCGACGGGAACTACGCGAATCGCGGCGAGTTGTACCTCGCGCACAAGCACATCGGGATTGACCTGGACATCAAGTACGCCACCGAGTGCCTCACGAACCTGCAGAAGCTGTGGCAGCGCCCGGTGCACCTCCAGGCCCGGATCAAGGACGACATGGTCCTGTTCACCACGTCCGGCGACAGCGTTACGCAGCAGAAAATCCGGGACGACTTGCCGAAACCCGCGCACGCGGTGGCGTGA
- a CDS encoding DUF4091 domain-containing protein has product MRTKSRSAGLWISLALVSLALVLSTGCALPGASRNVSFWIVSGDEELAADTPPSLENDIYSAARGEVRLQAALNETIDLQIALHTAAPPAGPFDVRITDLTGPAETLPAASVTTLYRIQYARVEQFRSWFASAAARPATPGLFPDIAVPWRAARGGGPVTLADRRNEIIWADVHVPATATPGEYSGRIEVRRGRDATPVFTCQLRLEVLPVALPDRRGLAVICRLDAQDLLTRHLRWPRTAPEELHLLPTLPNHSAAVQLVNQTMETFQEHRTTPVLWGSFPKFRPIGEREVEVDWADYDQLVTPWLDGSGFHDRVRLEAWAVPATLDYPSAERNGGLESPRYARLLAAYLQECRRHFAERGWLERAFVRLAPPEPLTSGAVNQARRITGIVQQSEAGLPVVAHLPARSLRGLGWHEAPPIELPDVQIWAPPAMWYEPAAMERERKLGKRTWFMPDYPPYSGALTVEGPAADGRIIAWQAYRYGADAVWIEHAAKIGDTASSGSALTPWLAGGLIYPGEQYGVGDRPLASLRLKRLRRGLQDYALLRLLEDNGKRLLAQTLAGQIVRWACTDACLDNLVSCKETGWPRQTAVLRLARTLMLQELAGQFEPNPTARQRQIDGLSQWGLMMNQAERVVATVNGVRLSTATETLRADVFGSVLNTTNRPLEGRWLLPVPPPGWQQAAEVVTSLDAGTRRPVQLELSMTGLAYNIDGVYPFELAFNTAALGTFRVPARLAVAVCPMLDTAPTVDGRLDDWPLASNNAAGDFRLCRLSQAAVAAGTDLPALGTQAYCAMDRAHLYVGVRCRLKPGEPPVARADNTITIDGALPWGQDVVEVLIDPRGVATGTSSDLYCVQVKPTGLLVARNGCRTEPPMGTSETWPCGARVAVNIERDHWVVELAIPLTAFGAEARRNRVWGLNITRLDARHGEYSSWSGARGYCYTPAALGNLIMLWP; this is encoded by the coding sequence ATGAGAACCAAATCGCGCAGCGCAGGGCTTTGGATTTCGCTCGCCCTGGTGTCGCTCGCGCTGGTGCTCTCGACCGGTTGCGCACTCCCCGGCGCGTCACGCAATGTCTCGTTCTGGATCGTGAGCGGCGACGAGGAGCTGGCGGCCGACACGCCACCCAGTCTCGAGAACGACATCTATTCCGCAGCCCGCGGCGAAGTGCGTCTCCAGGCCGCGTTGAATGAGACCATCGACCTCCAGATCGCGCTGCACACCGCCGCGCCGCCGGCCGGACCGTTTGATGTGCGTATCACCGACCTCACCGGCCCCGCGGAGACATTGCCGGCCGCGAGCGTCACAACGCTGTATCGCATCCAGTACGCCCGTGTCGAGCAGTTCCGCAGTTGGTTCGCCTCGGCCGCCGCCCGCCCCGCGACCCCTGGCCTGTTCCCGGACATCGCGGTCCCCTGGCGTGCAGCGCGCGGCGGTGGCCCCGTTACGCTCGCTGACCGCCGCAATGAGATCATCTGGGCCGACGTGCACGTGCCCGCGACGGCGACGCCCGGTGAGTACAGCGGACGGATCGAGGTTCGGCGGGGACGCGACGCCACACCGGTCTTCACGTGCCAACTGCGGCTGGAAGTCCTGCCGGTCGCTTTGCCGGACCGACGCGGTTTGGCCGTCATTTGTCGCCTGGACGCGCAGGACCTGCTGACCAGGCACTTGCGCTGGCCGCGCACCGCGCCTGAGGAGCTGCATCTGCTCCCCACCCTGCCGAACCACTCGGCCGCAGTGCAGCTCGTCAACCAGACGATGGAGACATTCCAGGAGCACCGGACGACGCCGGTGCTGTGGGGCTCGTTCCCGAAATTCCGGCCGATCGGCGAGCGGGAAGTGGAGGTCGACTGGGCGGATTACGACCAACTGGTGACGCCGTGGCTGGACGGCTCGGGCTTCCACGACCGCGTGCGGCTCGAAGCCTGGGCGGTTCCGGCCACGCTCGATTACCCGAGTGCGGAGCGCAACGGCGGACTGGAGTCGCCGCGCTACGCGCGGCTGCTCGCGGCATATCTGCAGGAATGCCGACGGCATTTTGCCGAGCGGGGCTGGCTGGAGCGTGCATTCGTGCGGCTCGCCCCGCCCGAACCCCTCACGTCGGGGGCGGTGAACCAGGCCCGCCGCATCACCGGCATCGTGCAGCAGAGTGAAGCCGGGCTGCCGGTGGTGGCCCACCTGCCGGCGCGTTCGCTGCGCGGCCTCGGCTGGCACGAGGCCCCGCCGATCGAGCTGCCCGACGTGCAAATCTGGGCGCCGCCCGCGATGTGGTACGAGCCGGCGGCGATGGAACGCGAGCGCAAACTCGGCAAGCGCACGTGGTTCATGCCCGACTACCCACCGTACAGCGGCGCGTTGACGGTCGAAGGCCCCGCCGCGGATGGGCGGATCATTGCCTGGCAGGCTTACCGCTACGGCGCCGACGCCGTCTGGATCGAGCACGCCGCGAAGATCGGAGACACGGCGTCCAGCGGCAGCGCCCTGACCCCGTGGCTCGCCGGTGGCCTGATCTACCCCGGGGAACAATATGGCGTGGGTGATCGGCCGCTCGCCTCGCTGCGCCTCAAGCGTCTGCGGCGCGGTTTGCAGGACTACGCGCTGCTGCGGCTGCTGGAAGACAACGGCAAGCGGCTGCTCGCGCAGACCCTGGCGGGCCAGATCGTCCGCTGGGCGTGCACGGACGCCTGTCTGGACAACCTGGTGAGCTGCAAGGAGACCGGCTGGCCGCGACAGACCGCTGTGCTGCGACTGGCCCGGACGCTGATGCTCCAGGAGCTGGCCGGTCAGTTCGAGCCGAACCCCACCGCGCGCCAGCGACAGATCGACGGCCTGTCGCAGTGGGGCCTGATGATGAACCAGGCGGAGCGCGTCGTCGCCACGGTGAACGGCGTGCGTCTGAGCACGGCGACCGAAACCCTGCGGGCCGACGTGTTTGGCAGCGTGCTCAACACGACGAACCGCCCGCTCGAGGGGCGCTGGCTGCTGCCCGTCCCCCCACCGGGCTGGCAGCAGGCCGCAGAGGTCGTCACGAGCCTCGACGCGGGCACGCGCCGACCAGTCCAGCTCGAACTGAGCATGACCGGGCTGGCGTACAACATCGACGGCGTGTACCCGTTCGAGCTGGCGTTCAACACCGCCGCGCTCGGCACGTTTCGCGTGCCCGCCCGGCTTGCGGTGGCCGTGTGTCCCATGCTGGACACGGCGCCCACGGTAGACGGGCGTCTGGACGACTGGCCGCTGGCGTCGAACAACGCGGCCGGTGATTTTCGCCTGTGCCGGCTGAGCCAGGCGGCGGTCGCGGCGGGTACGGACCTGCCGGCGCTGGGCACGCAGGCGTACTGCGCGATGGATCGGGCACATCTGTACGTGGGGGTGCGTTGCCGGCTGAAGCCTGGCGAGCCGCCGGTCGCGCGGGCGGATAACACAATCACGATCGACGGCGCGCTGCCGTGGGGCCAGGATGTCGTGGAAGTCCTGATTGACCCGCGCGGCGTGGCGACGGGGACGAGCAGCGATCTGTATTGCGTGCAGGTCAAGCCGACCGGATTGCTGGTGGCGCGCAACGGTTGCCGGACCGAGCCGCCGATGGGCACGTCGGAGACGTGGCCCTGTGGAGCGCGGGTCGCGGTGAACATCGAGCGCGACCACTGGGTCGTCGAACTGGCCATTCCGCTGACGGCGTTTGGCGCAGAAGCCCGCCGCAACCGCGTTTGGGGGCTCAACATCACGCGGCTGGACGCCCGGCACGGGGAATACTCATCCTGGTCCGGCGCGCGCGGCTATTGCTACACCCCGGCAGCGCTAGGCAATCTGATCATGCTCTGGCCCTGA
- a CDS encoding DUF2723 domain-containing protein: protein MAPTGNIAARDLRVAGPRRRLSPAVVGLAAGLAALVLYAATGSRGVEWQDSGIHQYRILTGRIESPLGLALSHPLHYWLGRLMLRVPLGDPIHKLNLLSGLCGAAAVGVLAGVLTRLTRSALAAGFAAAAVGLAHAFWQMSALTETYTLAAMLMTIEWALLLGFVHSQRPIWLVGVLAVNGLQVADHLLGLFPLLSYVVLLAVLVVRGRVRPGWLVVAAGVWLLTASCYWTLVLAHWQRTGDLAETVRSALFGGSARTTGWTGNVLNVQMSLAQIKLVTFAFIYCFPCATAAVACVGLLRRARGRRRIFHWVLLGQTLLICVFVGRYRIPDVYKYFVPICAVTALWFGWGVAGMLRRWRVGPGRWWLLGLLTANALLPVVVYFCFPILAASHGWLAGQLRDIPYRDEYQHFFRPWRHSGRGAATLASSAMEQLGSGGWLIGDNTTAFPVAITYLVQGGPPAVRVYWFRECLTDPAQPPLTDDELGAHVRGGGRVLLVPSALIERQIPPPLEIDKSQPLWRVVAPTP from the coding sequence ATGGCGCCCACCGGTAACATCGCCGCGCGTGATCTGCGCGTCGCCGGTCCGCGTCGCCGGCTCTCCCCCGCGGTCGTGGGCTTGGCCGCCGGGCTGGCGGCGCTCGTGCTATACGCCGCCACCGGCTCACGGGGTGTGGAGTGGCAGGACTCCGGCATTCACCAGTATCGCATCCTGACTGGCCGAATTGAGAGTCCGCTCGGGCTCGCCTTGTCGCATCCCCTGCACTATTGGCTCGGACGCCTGATGCTGCGTGTCCCACTGGGTGATCCGATCCACAAGCTCAACCTTTTGTCCGGTCTGTGCGGGGCCGCCGCTGTGGGCGTGCTCGCCGGTGTCCTCACCAGGCTGACGCGCAGTGCGTTGGCAGCCGGCTTTGCAGCGGCGGCCGTGGGGCTCGCTCACGCGTTCTGGCAGATGTCCGCGCTGACCGAGACGTACACCCTGGCGGCCATGCTCATGACGATCGAGTGGGCCCTCTTGCTTGGATTCGTGCATTCACAACGGCCGATCTGGCTCGTCGGTGTCTTGGCCGTAAATGGGCTGCAGGTTGCGGACCACCTGCTCGGCCTGTTTCCGTTGCTCTCATATGTGGTCCTGCTGGCAGTCCTGGTCGTGCGTGGCCGTGTCCGGCCCGGCTGGCTCGTAGTCGCTGCGGGCGTCTGGTTGCTGACGGCTTCGTGCTATTGGACCCTCGTCCTGGCGCATTGGCAACGAACGGGTGACCTGGCCGAGACTGTTCGCTCTGCGCTGTTTGGTGGCAGCGCGCGAACGACCGGCTGGACTGGCAATGTCCTTAACGTTCAGATGTCGCTCGCTCAGATCAAGCTTGTCACCTTTGCGTTCATTTACTGCTTCCCCTGTGCGACAGCAGCGGTCGCCTGCGTTGGTCTGCTGCGACGGGCACGCGGCAGACGGCGCATCTTTCACTGGGTGCTGCTCGGGCAAACCTTGCTGATCTGCGTGTTCGTCGGCCGCTACAGGATTCCTGACGTCTACAAGTACTTTGTCCCGATCTGTGCAGTGACCGCGCTCTGGTTCGGTTGGGGGGTAGCAGGGATGCTACGCCGTTGGCGTGTTGGACCTGGCAGGTGGTGGCTGCTGGGGCTGCTGACCGCGAATGCGCTGCTACCGGTGGTGGTGTACTTTTGCTTTCCCATCCTCGCCGCGAGCCACGGCTGGCTCGCGGGCCAGTTGCGGGACATTCCCTACCGCGACGAATATCAGCATTTCTTTCGACCCTGGCGGCATAGCGGACGCGGTGCTGCGACGTTGGCGTCCAGCGCCATGGAGCAGCTGGGATCCGGCGGCTGGCTGATCGGTGATAACACGACCGCCTTCCCTGTGGCAATCACCTATCTCGTGCAGGGCGGCCCGCCCGCGGTGCGCGTGTACTGGTTCCGCGAATGCCTGACCGACCCCGCCCAGCCGCCACTGACAGACGACGAACTCGGCGCACACGTCCGCGGCGGCGGTCGCGTGCTGCTCGTGCCGTCCGCCTTGATCGAGCGGCAGATTCCGCCGCCGCTCGAAATCGACAAGAGCCAGCCGCTCTGGCGCGTGGTCGCGCCTACCCCTTGA